The Leptotrichia sp. OH3620_COT-345 region TAATTCTCGTATTTCCGTCAATTTCTACAAATTCGGATTTTATCCCGTCATTTTTTAAATCTTTTATTATGAAATCTCCTGTAAATCCGGCGATATATCCTACTGCTGTTGATTCCACACCAAGATTTTTAAGAACTTTGGATACATTAATTCCTTTTCCTCCTGCTCTGAAATTTACTTTATCTGCAAGGTTTAAATGCTCCGTTTTCAGCTCTTTATTAATATACACATCATAATCAAGAGCGGGATTTAAAGTTAATGTATAAATCATATTTCCTCCCTTTCTTATTAATATTTTCAAATATATGACTTCAAAGAAGTTTTTGACAATTTTCCAAGGCATATCTTTTCCAATAGTCATATATTTTAATCATATTAATAAAAATATTTTTTATATCTATTATTTTTTTTAATAGTTTGTTTAGTCGTTACTATTTTACAGTCTTTCAAATCAGAAAATTTTACATTTGAAATTTTATCAAATTTTTCTTTATCCGCCAGAACATATTTTTCACGAGATAATTCAATTACTCTTTTTTTTAAAATAGCTTCATTTATCTCAGGAGTGGTAAATCCATTTTCTATATTTATTCCGTTCACTCCCACAAAACATTTTTCAAATCTGTATTTATTCAGTGAAGCAAGAGCTTCAACTCCTACTACCGCCTTTGTGGACTGCTTTATTTCTCCCCCAAGCATAATAGTCTTAATGTTATATTTTAGCAGTTCTTCAATATGCATAAGTCCGTTTGTCACAACCGTAATATTCATATTTTTTAATTTTTCAATCACATAAAATACTGTTGTTCCTGCATCTAAATATATGAAGTCCCCCTGTTTGAGAATTTTTGATACTTTTTCGGCTATTTCCTTTTTTTCGTTTACATTTTCTTTAAATCTGTCTTTTACTTCAACATCAAAATTCAAATTTTTATGCTGACACACTCCTCCTTTTATTTTCAGAAGAAGCCCTTTTGAATACATTTTTTCCACATCTCTTCTGATTGTTGACGAGGAAACGTCCATTATCCTGTCCAGATCTTGATAGGAGAGTCTTCCCCTTTTATTAAGCTCTGATATTATTTTTTCAAATCTGTCTATTTCCAGCATATCTTACTTCCTCTTTTTTATTTTTTATATCCTTATAATATACTTTATTTTTTTCAAAGTCAATCATTTTTTTCATTTTTTTTCAATTTTTTTTATTTTTTTTCACAAAAATATAAATTGATATATATTTTTTATTTTAGTATTTAAATTATAAATACAATTTTTACATGTTTTTATTTAAAATTATTTTACATTATTTCTAAACTTCCTTTGACATTAAAAATTTTTCCAAGAAAATATGAGATTGCATTGCTTGAAAAACTGCTGCATGAACATAGTGAGTTTACTTTTTTAAAAGTATAATGAGTATTTAAATTTGAAGTTGGTATAAGAAAATATGAAGGTGATGATAAGTATTCATAAAAAAATTCTCATTCAAAGGAATAATTTATTAAATTTCTATCGAATTTCTAATAAATTAAGAATACAATTATTTAAATAAAATAATTAAAAATAAGGAGATATATTTATGAAATTGAAAAAAATTTTAGCAACTTCTTTTTTACTTGCTGCTCTCAGCTTAAACGGAGAAATTGTAAATAAGAGTACTTCCGGAGAGGCTGCAGAAAAAGCTTCTTTTTCTTCGGTTAACTCATCTAATGATATATATAGAGTTCAAGATGCATTTTCAAATGTATATGAAAAAAGTAAAGATTCTATAGTCAATATAAGAACGAAAAAAACAATTATTGTTAATACTTACAATCCTCTTGAGGAACTTCTTTTCGGTACTTCAGGGCGTAGACAGATAAAAAAGGAATCAGGAAGTCTCGGTTCGGGATTTATTATTTCAGATAACGGTTATGTAATGACAAATAACCATGTTATTGATGGTGCCAATGAGATATTTGTAAAACTCTCTGACGGAAATGAATATTCTGCTAAACTTGTGGGAAGTTCCCCTGAAATAGATATTGCAATATTAAAAATCAACTCTAATAAAAAATTTATTCCATTAAGATTTGCAAACTCTGACAGTATAAAAATCGGACACTGGGCTATTGCCTTCGGAAATCCCTTAGGGCTTAACAGTTCTATGACAGTAGGAGTAATAGGAGCGTTAGGAAGAAGTTCATTAGGAATTGAGCAGATAGAAAACTTTATTCAGACAGATGCTGCGATAAATCAAGGAAATAGTGGAGGTCCTCTTTTAGATATTAACGGAAATGTCATCGGTGTAAATACGGCCATTTTCTCTACAACGGGAGGAAGTATAGGAATAGGATTTGCAATACCTTCAAATCTTGCACAAAATGTAAAAGACTCTATTATAAGAACCGGAAGATTTGAACGTCCTTATTTAGGTGTTTCAATAGCTGATTTATCTTCACTCTCTGCAGGACAGACAAGACCGCCTTATTCTTACGGAGTATATATAAATAAAGTATTTGAAAATTCACCTGCAGCTAAATACGGTATCCGTGAAAAAGATATAATTCTTGAACTTAATAATAAAAGGATTTTATCTGCAAGTTCATTTATAGGTGAACTTGCTGCAAAAAGAATTGGAGACACTATCAGCCTGAAAATATATTCAAACGGAAAAGAAAAAAATATAAACCTTGTTTTAGAGAAATTTAACAGCCGTAACTGATATAATTGTTTATAACCCTCAATATTATTAATATTTAATAAATTACTCAGTTCACTGATTTATGTAAACCTCAATAGCTTAAATAAGCTATTGAGGTTTATTAATAAGAAGCTATTAATATAATAATAAGAAACCCTGTTAATTTAAAAATCAAATCAGTAGATGGCTAAACTTAACATATTATACTTCAGTATGTTCAAGGGTTGTTTTATAAACTCAAAAATATATTGGTCTATATATTTTATACATTTTATTATTTTTGGCTCAAAATAACTCTTCTAGTTTTTTATATCTGAATTTATTTATTGTTTTATTTTAACGAAGTATTATATAATTTCTTAAAAATATATATGGAAAAATAAAAGTGTACGTACAGTTTTCAACTATTTTATTATTTTCCAGTTTTTTATATTTTTTTCTTTAATATTAAAAACACACTTACTATACCTGATATTGTAGCTTCTTTTATTATAAACTCACGTAAATTCATATAAATTTTATGGAATATGCCATAAAATAAAAATTTTGTTATAAAACACCTAAAAAATAAGTTTCTATTAAATAAAAAATTTTTTCTATTTTTGTCTCTCGTTTTAAAAAGAATATTTTTTACATAAATAATGTGAACAAGGAAAAAGAAATTATTATTCTTATACTCACATAAAAAACCATGTATTTTAATATTATTTTTAATCCTTTATTTATTTTATAATCTTATTAATAATATATAATAGACAGAAAGTTAATATAAATAACAAAATTCTGATAAAAATATATATGTACAATAATCATATTTCTTCTAAAACATAAGATATTAAAGTAAGCATACGAGTAAAAAAGATAAAAGGAAGTAACATAATATCCGATAATAACACAGTATATTAAGAAAATTTTCTTTCTTCAAATATTTGAATATTTTCCCTCCTTTAATCTGTTTATTTTAATTAAAACTCCAAATTTACTTTTATTTTTAAGTTTACTTAACCTTACAATAATAATTAAAAACTGAAAATTCTCTTTTAAATTTTATATTTTATGTAAGTATAGTATAGTTTTTTAAAAACAGATACATAAAAATAAAAAAATATATATATACATCTTTTAGATATACTGTTATTTAATATTTCACCATATTTTTCTTTTAATAATAAAAATGTTATTATTACTACCAAAATTATTATTTCACCATTCATAAATTCATAAAAATTTGCAACAAATTTTTTCAATGTTTCATTAAAATATAAAGTAGGTGCATTAAAATATCTACTAAACGTAAAAATAGATACATAACTTAATATATAAGCTTCTATTAAATAAAAATTCTTTCTCATATTAAACCTCACATTTTATAATAAATATTTTTGTTCCAAATTGATAATTCCTCATCCAATTCTATAATTAGCTGTCATAACTAACAGTACAAATATTACCAGTCGAATATTCAAATAAAATACTAAATATTTTAATATGACTTTTAGTATTTTATTAAGTGAAATATTTTTTACAGTTTTATTTATTATATTTAATAAATAAAATAAAAATATCAGTACCAAAATTTTAACAACTGTATAAGTAAATACCCCAATTATTAACTCAGGCATAAATAATAAAAGCATTAATGAGAAAAAAACATCAAAATATCAGGTAAAAGTAATATATCAAAAAAATTTTCTTTTATTAAAGACTTAAACATTAAAAACCTCCTCCTCTTGTTTGAATCGGGCCTACACTTTTAATAAATAAAAATTTTTCTTTAGAATTTTTTGATATTAACTGTTCCAATGACAATCTCCCTCTATTATTATTTTTATTAGCCAATTCTTTTAAAGATTTATAATTTCTCATTATAAGTTCTCCTAAAGCTAAACTTCCTATACTTTCTCTTAATTTAGGATTGGTCATATCAGTAGGACCGGTTCCATATTTTATCCATAAATCTATATCTAATTTATGCTTTAGTTTATTCACATTTGTTATATCAGAATCCACAGGATAGGAATAATAATTATATGTCCCTATTATTGAAGGATCATAAACGGCTTTATTATTTCCATCTAAAATTACTTCCTCTCCATTTGAACCGACATATTTTTTATTTTTACCATTAAAGTTCAAATACACTGTTCCGTTTCTATATTCTAAATTGTGATAAATAGACTCTGTTTCAGAAACTTTATTCATTTCCATTTTTCCAATTCCGCCTTGTTCAGTTCTATAACTGATTATTATTTTTTTTCCGTCCTCATCCGACTTTCCTTCATATTTTACATCTCTTAAAGCATATTTAGATTGAAAACAATAATAATTAACTTTTTCTCTGTAAGCCTGACTAATTTTATATGTATTCCAATTTACAGTAAATTTACCTTTTCCGTACCACCAATCAATGTTATTCTGTATTTCATCCTCGCTGTATATTCTTCTTTTATTATCATGTGAGACTCTTAAATCCTTATTATAATAATTTGCCCCTTCATTTTCTCCTGTCATTTTTTTCTAGCTTTTCTTTCCGTTTCTTCTCTAATTTCCTGTAAATTTCTTGGCATTTTCCCTCCTTAAGTTTTTATTTGTTTATAAATTTTATAATCTTTCTTTTTCTTTATTATAAAATATTTCCAATCCTTTTTCAAATTTCCGAATTTTAGTGATTTTTTCTCTGCAACTATTGTTTTTACTTTACTTAAAACTTTATTTTTTACTTTAATTTTTTAAATTTAAATTTTCATTTTATAAATATCAATTTATTTTTATATCATTAAATAAAAGTATAAATTTTAATATCCGTTTCTTTAAATATAAAAATGACTCCTAAATCTTTTCAACCTTTACTGTCCGGATTGCCAAATTTTAGAAGTCATATTTTTAAACATTATTTAAGTTTTATTTGCTTTGTTTTAGAGTTGCTTCCCATTGGGAAACTTCATCTGTAAAATAATTCAGAAATTCATCGACTTTTCTTCCCTTTATTTCTATTTCCATAACTTTGTCATTTTCTCTTATAAGTCTTAATACACTTAAATCTTCCCTTGATTTCAGCTCTCCGATTATCGTGTATTTACCGTTTAATTGAGATAACGGAGAAACAGTTATAAAAAATTGACTGCTGTTTGTGTTCGGTCCTGTATTTGCCATTGCCAGCATTCCCGCACTTCCAAATGTAAGCCAATCCACTATTTCATCATTAACAAGGTACCCTGTATTTCCTGTTCCGTTTCCTTCAGGATCTCCTGTCTGAGCTAATACATTATTTATAACCCTGTGAAATGACAATCCGTTATAAAAATTACTTTTAGCTAAAAATACAAAACTCGCCACATTTTGAGGAGCTGCTTCAGGATACAGAAATAATGTAATATCTCCTTTATTTGTTTTTACCACAGCTTCCAGTTCAAACTTCTTCATTTGTTTCTTAAATTTATTATAATCCTTTCTTTCCTGTCTTTCGAGTTTTTTCTCAGCTCTGGTTTTTTTTATTTTTGTTTCTGCATTACCTATATTAAAAAACATCATCATTAAAATTCCAAGTAGCAGTATTTTTCTCATTTTATCAAACCTCTCTCAAAAAATTTAGTTTTTAATTCTTGTTATTACATCTTCAACATCTATTTTATTATTATAGTCAAATTCAAAAATACTAAAATCAAAAACTTCTATTTCAAGATCCATTTTCATTTTTTCCCTTTCAGTAACAAAATTATTATAAACTACGAGAACTAAAGCGGGATTGTCATTTGCATCACGTACATCTACAATATTAATTAGCCGTCCATCTGCAATATTAAATGTATCTCTTATTATTTCATAAGCCTGTTTTTTATTTTTGATTTCTCTATAAAAATTGGTAGCTATCAAAGGTAGTTTTATACCGAATAAAATTTCAGGTTCCTCTCGTTTCTTAAATTTAATTATCGCCATACTTTTTCCTTTAAACTCTTGTTTTATTAATTATACCATATACATGAGTTTTTTTCAATTTTCCTATAAAATTCTATATTTTTTCTATGGATTTTATAATTTTGTCTTAATTGCTTGATTGGTACTTTCTTAAGCCGGCATACCACATTTTGTAAATTATAACGGTAAAAACTGTAACAAAGATAATATACCAGCACATATTCATAACATTTATTCTTCCTCTTATAATGTCCACAGGCAGATTAATGGAAGTCAATGCAGGCAGTATCCACATTAAAAGAATCTGAATCCACTTAGGATAAATTGACGCAGGTCTCGTAGAATTTTCCATTAAAGTTTCAGGTATCCACATAAGTGCCTCTGACTTTTCCTTCCAGAAAGAAACCATAACTACCAGATAGTTAAGTAAAAATATAAACCATATACCTATTAACACACATAAAATATATAACAATATCTGTAATACACTCAGATTCCTTTTTGAAATAATCCAGCTTTGGACAATTATTCCTAATATTATATTGATAATGCTCGGAAAATCCGCTTTGTATAAAGCATAGTACCAGAAAGAATTCAACGGACGTAAAATAATATAATCCAGATTTCCTTCAATTATATTACTGATTAATCCTGAAACTCCCCATACAAATATAAGATTATAACTATACTGTATAATGGAAGCGGTCGTAACTAAACTGAAATAATCCCATTTTGTCCAGCCTAATATATTATCAGTATAACTGAAATAAACCATTCCCGCAAACATTTCTATTATATAAAATAATAGCCCGAATATTACAATGAGTATGGAAGTCGTTCTGTAAATCAGAACTTGCTGTATACTGTTTGCAAGCATTGTCCTATATACTCCTAAATTCATAATTACGCCCCCATTCCTTCATATCTTCTCAATCCTGCTTTAAAAGCCTTTCCATAACATACTTTTAATATTATTCCCCACATAATTACCGAAATAATATAAATCAGCATTTCTTTATGAGAAAAAGCATTTTGAATTGAACGTATTGAAATGTATCCCACTAAGGAAAAAGGATTGTATTTAACTATGTCGTAAATTTTTTCAGGCAGTAAATCCAAAGGAAAATATACCCCTGAAAAAAGTAGATAAACTCCTATCAATATTACGTGAACAGGCCATATGTCAATCAGCCAGAAAGCTACAGTAGACACAAAGGAAATCACATAAAAAAACATTATAAAACATAAAATAACAAATACTATAACTTCCATAAAATACAACGGACTTTTAAAATGTCCCGTAACTCCCTGAAAAACAATAGCCGACAAATATACAAGCATAGGAAAGAAAACTCTTCCTGCAAATGTTGCAAAACTTTCTCCCAGTAGGCTTAAAGGTCTTAAAAGTAAAGTTGTCAATTTGCCTTTATATACTCTTATTCCCAGTTCCCTTATATGTACGAAAGTGAACACATATCCTGTTAAATTTACTAAAACCATATATGTGAGCATCTGATTTCTGTCATAATGTCCCACTTTATCAGCAGATATTGAATTGTATATATTATTCCATATAAAATAAAACATGAATATCGGTACCATTCTTGATATGAAAGCTATAAAAACATTAAATTTATATTGTAATCTTATCGTAATCTGATTTAAAGCTATAATAAAATATTTTTTCATTTTTCTTCCTCCTCCGACTTTATTTCAGAATTTTTATTACTGAATAATCTGAAAATAATGTCTTCTAATTCAGGAGTATTTTCTTTTATGGAAATTATATTTTCCAAATCCAAATTTGAAATTTGACTGTTTTCATTTTTTCTAAAAATTTCAAAAATATTTTTTTCTATTTTTTTCACGATAAAATCACTGCTTTCAAAAGGCAGTTCTTCCTTTTTACTTTCTACAATGTAGCTTTTTCCGTTTACAAATCTTTTTTTCAGCTCTTCAATGGGTAAATCAAAATGTTTTTCACCTTTCAAAATGATAATGACTCTTTCACATAACTTTTCAATATCTTTCATATAATGACTTGTTAAAATAATCGTAGTATTTTCAGTTTTATTAATTTCGGACAGGAAATCGTATACTGCATACTGACTTGTTATGTCGAGTCCTATTGTCGGTTCATCTAAAAATAAAATTTGCGGCTTGTGTATCAATGAGCAGACCAGCTCAAATTTTATCCTTTCTCCAAGGGAAAGCTTTCTTACCGGAATATGTATTTTTTCTTTTAAATTCAATAATTTCAGTAATTTCTCAAGTCGTTCGTTAAATTCGTGCTTGTTTATGTTATAAACCTCTTTCAGCATTTTCAGCGTTTCCATTGGAGGTAAATCCCATATCAGCTGACTTTTCTGTCCTATTACTACACCGATATTTTTCAAATATTCTTTTTCTTTTTTATAAGGATTTGTACCTAAGCAATTCATTTCACCTGATTTTGCTTCCAAAATCCCTGTCATTAACTTTATTAAAGTCGTTTTACCCGCTCCGTTAGGACCGAGTAAGCCGACTATTTCACCTTTATTTATTGATATATCAACATTTATAACAGCTTCAGCCTTTTTATACTTTCTTTTAAAAAAATCTTTTAAAGTACCTTTAAGTCCTGAACTTTTCTCATATGTCTCATACCAGTAATTCAATTTTTCACATTTTATTATTTCTTTTGTTTCCGATTTTTTCATATATATTGACATTATTTCTCCCCTCTTCTGTCAATAATTTTACTTTAGAGGGATTGTATCGCTTTTGTCAGCGGAGGAATAACCTGTTTTTTCCTTGAAACTACTCCTTTCAAAGTTACAAGGCTATTTTCAACTTTAACATTAAAAGCCTTTTCTATTATTCCATTTCCCTCTCCTGCAACTATTCCTATTGAATCATTTGACAGAATATTAGTTATTATAAATAGGAAAAATTTTAATCCGTCTTTTGAAATAATATCGTTCATTTCACTAATTAATTTTTCCTTTTTTTCTAAAAGTTCTGCTTCATTTACAGTATTTACCTGTGCTACTCCTACTTTTACACCATCTATTTCAAATGTTTTCATATCCATATTAATAAGTTCTGCTTCAGATTTTCCTCCTAAAGCAGTTCCTGCCTTAAGCATTTCAAGTCCATATTTCTGAGGATCTACTCCTGCAATTTCTCCAAGTGCTTTTCCCGCTTTTATATCATGCTCAGTGCAAGTAGGTGATTTAAACAACAGTGTATCCGAAATAATAGCACTTAACATAAGTCCGGCTGTTTTTTTTGACGGAACAAGGTTATTTTCCCTGAACAGATTAAGAATAATCGTAGCTGTACATCCTACAGGAGACATTCTCACTGTAAGCGGCTCATCTACATTAAAGTTTGATATTCTGTGATGATCTACAAGTTCTAACACTTTAGCTTCTTCAAATCCGTCAGCTGTCTGTGTTCTCTCGTTGTGATCCACAAGAATAATTTTTTTTCCTGCAACATTTTCTACCAATTCAGGCTTTTCCACTTTAAAATAATCTAATGCAAACTTTGTTTCTTCGTTAATTTCTCCCAGTCTTACAGGTTTTACATCTTTTCCCAACTTCCCTTTTAATTCGGCATAGGCTATTGCCGAGCAGATAGTATCCGTATCCGGATTTTTATGCCCAAAAACTAATATTGACATTATCGTCCCTCCTAATAATATTTTCTTACACTGTGGCATTATTGCCTATAAGTTAAAAATAACACTCAAAATTACGGATAACATTTTTAATTTTAATGATTTCTTGCTGTTAAAAACGTTATTCTTAAAAAATACTGTAAAGTTACATGGAGTATAAAATAAATAAACATTTTTTAACTTAATAAGGCAGAACCGTTATTAATCCAAAATTTTAAATACAAAAATTTTGAATATTAATTTTATTTATAATAATTTTATTATATCAAATTAAATTTTATCCGATTTTTTATTTTAAATACATTTTAATAATAATGCATCCATGATTTTTTTATTTTTAAATATATTTTATAACATATAATTTTTTTATATTTTAATTTAATCAAATTTTTAATTTAATGAAAATATTTCTATAAATTATTATTCTTATAATGTTATAAAATCACATAATATATTATCATAGAAAATCTAATTTATTTTTCCGTTCTGTAAACTTTCGATATAAAAATAAATACTCAAATTTACACAAGCCTCTGATTTTCTTATACATCAGATATTTTTAAAATAAAAATCCTTATAACGAAAAATTTTCGGAAAATCTTCATAAGTTGGATAAACATATTATTCTTGATTTAAAAATTGTTTTTTCATTTATAAAAATATTTCTAAAAAACTTTAAAATTAATTATACAAAATTCCAAAATGTTCCATTATAAACATTATTCCGAATGCAATGGAAAATCCTAAAATACCTCCTGCAAAAACTTCACGGAAACTATGTATTCCTGCTTTTACTCTACTTTGAGCAACCAAAAGAGCCATAAGAAAAACTAATGCCAACACTCTTATATCATTTGTCATAAACATAAGTATACCGAATGTTGCAAAAGCTATTGCACTATGTCCGCTCGGCATTCCTCCTTCAAGAGGAGTGCCCCTTTTATAAAAAGATTTTATTATAATTACTATAATTGCTATAAGAACAATTATAAGTATTGCTATATTACCTTTTCTCCCTGCTATAATATGAAGCTGTTTCTTATTATCCAGTATATTTAAAAGTTTATCATAAAATATGAGATATCCTACACAGAGAGCATTTATCGCAGCTATAAGTACCGCTCCCGCCGCTACATCTTTTGCCAGTTTTGCCAAAGGATGTCTTTCAGGGGAAATCAAATCAACAAGTGCTTCAACAGATGTATTTATGAGTTCTGTAATCATTACAAAAGCTACTGAAATTGAAATTATGAGTATTTCAATTTTACTTGCATTAGTCAATATTGCAAGAATGACTATTATTATTGCCGCCATTATGTGAACTTTCATATGTTTTTCATTTCTTATGGCTTCTGTCAGTCCTTCTATTGCAAAATTAAAACTATCTACAATTCTCCTATCTCTTTCTCTTTCTTTTTTTATATCCCAGTTATAATTTTCATATTTCTTAAAGAAAAAAGTCTTTTTCCTTTTTACTGTTTTTTCCTTCACCTTTAATTCCTCATTATTTTTATCCATAAAATACCTCATCTGTTTGGATTAGTTGTATAAATTTTATCAATTCCTTATATAATGAAATTTTTCAAGTATTTTTTCCTCTTTTTCTCTCATAATTTTCTTATCTTTCTCCTCTATATGGTCATATCCGAGCAAATGTAATATTCCGTGACATAAAACATAGTAAAATTCTCTTTCTTCCGAGTGTCCATACTCTTTTGCCTGATCTTTTACCTTTTCAAGGGAAATTATAATATCTCCGAGTACATTCATCCCGCCTATATTTTCAGTTTCATTGTAAGCAAAAGAAATTACATCTGTTTCGGTATTTTTATTTCTATATTCACTGTTTATTTTTTTTATAATCTCATTATTTGCTATTAATAAGGACAAATAATAATTATTTTTAATATACATTTCTTTATATTCATTTTCAATAACAAATTCGGCAAATTTTTCAATTTTCTCTTCATCGAGATATTCTTCAAGTTTCTTAATTTCATAAGTTATATCACATTCCAACATTATTTTCTCTCCTTCTTGAATTTTCATCAAGTCTCGGATATTTTATCCTTTCATGATAAGCCCCCTGAAGTACATTTAAGAAAGCTTGTATAACTTTTTCTATTTCTCCTAAAGTCAAATCGGAGTTATCAAGCTGATTGTCATCAATTTTGTATCTGATGAGATATCTTATCAAATTTTCGATTCCTTCTCTACTTTTATCTTCTGAAGACCTTACTGCTGCTTCAATGGTATCTGCAAGAAGAATAATCCCCGATTCTTTTGATTTTGGCTTTGGACCGCTATATCTGAAATCGGATTCCAGAACTTCTTCATCATTTTCCAGTGCTTTATAATAGAAAAACTGTACAAGAGTTGTTCCATGATGTTCCAGTATTATATCAAGTATTTCTTTTGGAAGTTTATTCTGCTTTCCTATTATATAACCGTCTTTTGTATGGGATATTATTATTAAAGCACTCAGTGACGGTTTTATAGTATTATGGGGATTTTCCCCTCCTTTCTGATTTTCCACAAAAAACATTGGCCTTTTCATTTTTCCTATATCATGATAATAAGAAGCTACCCTTGCGAATGTGGCATTTGCTCCTATGGCTTCCGCTCCCGCTTCAGCCAGTGCTCCCACCATTATGCTGTGGTGAAAAGTTCCCGGAGCTGTAACTAAAAGTTGTTTCAACAATGTATGGGAAAAATCACTTAATTCCAAAAGTTTAATGTCCGTTAGTATGTCAAATGTATTTTCGAGATAAGGTAAAAGCCCTAAAGAAATCATCCCTGTCAAAATACCTGATAATATTGAAAATATTATCATTACTATAAGGAATGTAAATTCAAGCTGATTTACAAGTCCATAGCTCAATGACATTATTCCCTGAAACATTCCCGTAAATATCCCCAGCTTTACTATATCACTTCTGCTTGTAAGTTTATCCGCTTTATATATTGCCACTAAAGTAACTGCCACAATTACAAGAAACCATGTTTCATCTCTTGAAAGCAATATCATATTAAAAAATGTTAAAGTCAATGCAAAGACTTTATCTCCAAGTATTGTCAATACTATCGGTATCATTGCAAAAGGAAGAAGATATATCATATATTCATCGTTAAATAATGTGACATATAAAATATTTATTATAATAA contains the following coding sequences:
- a CDS encoding diacylglycerol kinase, with protein sequence MDKNNEELKVKEKTVKRKKTFFFKKYENYNWDIKKERERDRRIVDSFNFAIEGLTEAIRNEKHMKVHIMAAIIIVILAILTNASKIEILIISISVAFVMITELINTSVEALVDLISPERHPLAKLAKDVAAGAVLIAAINALCVGYLIFYDKLLNILDNKKQLHIIAGRKGNIAILIIVLIAIIVIIIKSFYKRGTPLEGGMPSGHSAIAFATFGILMFMTNDIRVLALVFLMALLVAQSRVKAGIHSFREVFAGGILGFSIAFGIMFIMEHFGILYN
- the ybeY gene encoding rRNA maturation RNase YbeY; protein product: MLECDITYEIKKLEEYLDEEKIEKFAEFVIENEYKEMYIKNNYYLSLLIANNEIIKKINSEYRNKNTETDVISFAYNETENIGGMNVLGDIIISLEKVKDQAKEYGHSEEREFYYVLCHGILHLLGYDHIEEKDKKIMREKEEKILEKFHYIRN
- a CDS encoding HD family phosphohydrolase, encoding MTFNIFGREIVFEIKEKHKKESLSVISDRKFINRFIWSMIVFFSFGVIIELSKLGSNYTIGSEATSDIIAYKDVVYTIDILDKGIKDKIIKNTTPEYDKISSVPDEAVVGINNFFRDAKNVDLSSDQSISNFIRDNRYNLTVKEFKGIIERESIGYVVNLITIIKEIYEIGIVNTSEFDTIVSKNNIKIDELDKKFLRNFIRPNLKINEKKTAQKIEDNIDSLKDKEIKIYKGDIIVKKGEIIDSDDYEKLEKLNLVRGQDKARKIAGLIITFMLIGALFYYILKKYCKKTVESKAFYPSLLTIIIINILYVTLFNDEYMIYLLPFAMIPIVLTILGDKVFALTLTFFNMILLSRDETWFLVIVAVTLVAIYKADKLTSRSDIVKLGIFTGMFQGIMSLSYGLVNQLEFTFLIVMIIFSILSGILTGMISLGLLPYLENTFDILTDIKLLELSDFSHTLLKQLLVTAPGTFHHSIMVGALAEAGAEAIGANATFARVASYYHDIGKMKRPMFFVENQKGGENPHNTIKPSLSALIIISHTKDGYIIGKQNKLPKEILDIILEHHGTTLVQFFYYKALENDEEVLESDFRYSGPKPKSKESGIILLADTIEAAVRSSEDKSREGIENLIRYLIRYKIDDNQLDNSDLTLGEIEKVIQAFLNVLQGAYHERIKYPRLDENSRRRENNVGM